In a single window of the Candidatus Celerinatantimonas neptuna genome:
- the rpiB gene encoding Ribose-5-phosphate isomerase B, which yields MKIALACDHAGYSLKEEIKVLLQSQGHEILDFGTNSDASCDLPDYIYPASLAVAEGKAERGIFVDGVGYGSAMIANKIAGLYAAVCQDPFCAQLARTHSDTNILCIGAKIIGSGIAAEIVNTWMSAQFLSNEAKYKKRVDKVIEISERHLKSLDSIEK from the coding sequence ATGAAAATTGCTCTTGCCTGTGATCACGCAGGTTATTCTTTAAAAGAAGAAATTAAAGTACTTTTACAAAGTCAGGGACATGAAATTTTAGACTTTGGTACCAATAGTGACGCATCATGTGACCTGCCGGATTACATTTATCCTGCATCACTGGCTGTGGCTGAAGGGAAAGCAGAACGCGGTATCTTTGTTGATGGTGTCGGTTATGGCAGTGCGATGATTGCGAATAAAATCGCCGGTTTGTATGCCGCCGTATGTCAAGACCCATTCTGTGCACAATTGGCCCGTACCCATTCTGATACCAATATTCTGTGTATCGGGGCTAAAATCATCGGTTCAGGTATTGCTGCTGAAATCGTCAATACCTGGATGAGCGCTCAATTTCTATCGAACGAAGCTAAATATAAAAAACGTGTCGATAAAGTGATTGAGATTTCTGAAAGGCACTTAAAATCACTCGATAGCATCGAGAAGTAA
- the relE gene encoding mRNA interferase toxin RelE, translating to MTYKLEFKKSALKEWKKLGATVQQQFKKKLSERLIQPRVPAAKLSGAESLYKIKLRQSGYRLVYEVQDEIIVITVLAVGKRERSEVYQKAFKRLDD from the coding sequence ATGACTTATAAACTCGAATTTAAGAAAAGCGCTCTCAAAGAGTGGAAAAAGCTCGGGGCAACGGTTCAGCAGCAATTTAAAAAGAAACTTTCAGAGCGACTGATTCAACCGCGAGTGCCAGCAGCAAAGCTCTCCGGTGCAGAAAGTTTATATAAGATTAAACTCCGCCAATCAGGATATCGACTTGTTTATGAAGTTCAGGATGAAATCATTGTCATCACCGTTCTGGCCGTAGGCAAACGTGAACGAAGCGAAGTATATCAAAAAGCTTTTAAACGATTGGACGATTAG
- the SIRT5 gene encoding NAD-dependent protein deacylase sirtuin-5, mitochondrial yields the protein MKLVIFSGAGLSMPSGIPGYERLKETPIYDAISQADDPTFLSLVKSTYEQYSDCQPNKAHNECKQLEKYCEILGIDYVHYTLNVDTLLEQAGADVEHLYGCMNDPESLVCRRHFPAESFINMQWDPGDILLVLGVSDSGAPLAFIENKVSEAGAVFKNYNIAPNPGLQTQTIMGNIVETFSAVDALSIVFSEFDIVDAGFAEFQVREFLIRDRRYETYFSPAKDTYTDLVEQQFIEKLVHHPLDQLVYEVKFDLSENRENETIFARPHNNFDLEALNALGIVLAASVKAHQKLSGGEIYTATAADIGLVRFYNRLAKKYANQLNYDQWCGEGNEGLFYAFKKR from the coding sequence ATGAAATTAGTTATTTTCTCAGGGGCTGGGTTATCAATGCCATCAGGTATTCCAGGGTATGAACGGCTTAAAGAGACACCTATTTATGATGCTATCAGTCAGGCGGATGACCCCACTTTTTTGTCATTGGTGAAATCGACCTATGAGCAATATTCTGATTGTCAGCCGAACAAAGCCCATAATGAATGTAAACAGTTAGAGAAATACTGTGAGATCTTGGGGATCGACTATGTTCACTATACGCTTAATGTTGATACTCTTTTAGAGCAAGCTGGTGCTGATGTGGAACATTTATATGGTTGTATGAATGATCCTGAAAGCCTTGTGTGCAGACGGCATTTTCCCGCAGAGAGTTTTATTAATATGCAATGGGATCCTGGCGATATTTTATTGGTGTTGGGAGTGAGCGACAGCGGTGCGCCTTTAGCATTTATTGAAAATAAAGTGAGTGAAGCAGGGGCAGTGTTTAAAAACTATAATATTGCTCCTAATCCAGGGCTTCAAACACAGACAATAATGGGGAATATAGTCGAAACTTTTTCCGCTGTAGATGCTCTTTCTATTGTTTTTAGTGAGTTTGATATTGTTGATGCTGGGTTCGCTGAATTTCAGGTTCGTGAGTTTTTGATTCGGGACCGCAGATACGAAACCTATTTCTCACCAGCTAAAGACACATATACTGATCTTGTAGAGCAACAATTTATTGAAAAGTTGGTTCATCATCCGTTGGATCAATTAGTGTATGAAGTAAAATTTGATCTCAGTGAGAATCGGGAAAATGAAACGATATTTGCACGGCCACATAATAACTTTGACTTAGAGGCTCTAAATGCTTTAGGAATTGTGCTTGCGGCTTCAGTAAAAGCACATCAAAAGCTTAGTGGCGGCGAAATATATACAGCGACAGCCGCAGATATAGGATTAGTTCGCTTTTATAATCGTCTTGCTAAAAAGTATGCAAATCAGCTAAACTATGACCAATGGTGTGGAGAAGGAAATGAAGGATTGTTCTATGCATTCAAAAAACGCTAA